Within the Gracilinema caldarium DSM 7334 genome, the region GTTTCTGAAATGCCCGTGGGGCACAAGCAGTTTACCGAGATTGCCCGGGAAATAAGCCGGGAACATTCCCGTATCCTGGTGTTGGATGAACCTACGGCGGTACTTACCGAAAGTGAAGCCCAGGTTCTGCTGGCTTCTCTGAAGCGGCTTGCCTCGGAAGGGGTAGCCATTATTTTTATTTCCCACCGTTTGCAGGAAGTGCTGGACCTGGCTGACCGGGTGGTGGTGTTGCGGGATGGCCTTGTGGTAAAGGACAGCCCCACCAAAGGGCTTTCCATTCGGGATATTGCTTCCTGGATGGTGGGCCGTTCGGTAAGCGGTGAGACCGAATCGCAGGATAGTAACCGCAACTTGGGAGAGCCGATTCTTTCGGTGGAGCACCTTTGGGTGGATATGCCCGGCGAGACCGTTCGGGATGTGTCCTTTACGGTGCATCGGGGAGAAATTTTCGGAATCGGCGGCCTCGCGGGTCAGGGCAAACTGGGGGTCCCTAATGGCATTATGGGCCTTTACCCTGCCGGCGGTGCGGTCCGTCTGGAAGATAAGGTGCTTCCCCTCAATGACCCCGCTGGAGCCCTTAGGGCCGGCATGGCCTTTGTATCGGAGGACCGCCGGGGAGTAGGGCTCCTTTTGGATGAGAGCCTCGACTGGAATATAGCCTTTACGGCGATGCAAACCCATGGCCAGTATCTTAAGCCGCTCCTGGGCGGGCTTATCAGGCTGCGGGATGAAAGGGCCATGGCCGCCCTATGCCAGGAATACATCAACCTGTTGGATATTAAATGTACCAGTCATAAACAAAAGGCCCGGGAACTTTCCGGGGGTAACCAGCAGAAGGTCTGCCTCGCCAAGGCCTTTGCCTTAAAGCCTCAGGTGCTCTTTGTGTCAGAACCCACCCGGGGTATTGATATTGGAGCAAAAAAGCTCGTGCTGGATACCCTTCGCCGCTATAACCGGGACTATGGAACGACCATCATTATGGTTTCCAGCGAGCTGGAGGAACTGCGGTCGGTGTGTGACCGGATTGCCATTGTTGATGAGGGCCGTATAGCGGGTATTTTGCCGGCTCACCAGGATTCCGCCGATTTTGGTCTTCTTATGGCTGGGCAGACTGTAACTGAATCAATGGAGGCGTCCCGTGAATAACGTGAATACTATAAAAACCTTTATTCAAGATTTTGGCTGGCCCCGCATCATCATCTTTTTCTTCCTAGTATCCCTCTTTGTACTCGCCCCTGTGGTGGGTGTCCGGTTGGATGCTTCCATTTCTGATGTGATGAATCGGTTTGGCCAATATGCGATTCTTGTCCTGGCTTTGGTTCCGATGATCCAATCCGGGGCGGGTTTGAACTTCGGCCTCGCCTTGGGGATTGTGGCGGGGCTCCTGGGTTCTACCCTGTCGCTCCAGCTGGAACTGCGGGGCTTTATGGGCTTTTTCGGCGCCATAGGGCTCGCCACTCCCTTTGCGGTAGTTTTTGGCTACCTGTACGGAAAACTGCTCAACAAGGTTAAGGGCGAGGAAATGACCATAGCCATGTATGTTGGTTTCTCTTTTGTCATGCTCATGTGCATTATGTGGCTCATTCTTCCCTATAACAATCCAACCATGGTGTGGGGCTATGCGGGCAAGGGCTTACGGACAACCATTTCAGTGGAAGGGTATTGGCTTAAAATACTGAACAATTTTCTCGCCATAAAGGTGGGCGAGTTCTTTGTGTTCCCCACGGGGCTCCTCTTGTTTGTGGCCCTCTGCGCCTTCCTTATGTGGGTCTTTCTGAAAACAAAAACCGGTACTGCCATGACCGCCGTAGGGTCTAACCCGGATTTTGCCCGGGCTTCCGGTATCAGCGCAGACCGGATGCGGCTTATTTCGGTCATTATTTCTACCTTTTTAGGTGCGGTGGGCATCATTGTGTACCAGCAGAGCTTCGGCTTTATCCAACTGTATACGGCCCCCAACCCCATGGTGTTCCCCGCTGTGGCCGCCATATTGATTGGGGGCGCTACCATAAATAAAGCAAATATTATCAATGTGATGGTGGGGACCTTCCTCTTTCAGGGGCTCCTAACCATGACCGCTTCGGTCATCAACTCGATACTCCAAACCGATATGTCCGAGGTAATCCGTATGATTGTATCCAACGGGATGATTCTCTACGCCCTGACCCGTAAAACAAAGGTGTCCAAATGAGTACCAATAAAAACCTGTCTAAATTCTTTTCTGAATATGCGGTGGTCATCATCTTTGTGGTGCTGACCTTGGCTTCTATTGTGCCTTCAGGGCTGTCGATACCCTATATTGTACAGGAAGTGATTACCCGCCTTGGCCGGAATTCCTTCCTGGTTATCGCCTTGCTTCTCCCCATTTATGCCGGTATGGGGCTGAACTTCGCCATGACCCTGGGGGCCATGGCAGGGCAGATTGGCCTTATCTTTGCGGTTGACTGGGGTGTGGCTGGCTGGCAGGGCTTGGTATTTGCCCTCCTTGTGGGGCTTCCTATTTCGGTGCTCTTAGGCTGGATTACCGGTTCGGTGATGAATAAGGCAAAGGGCCGGGAAATGGTAACCGGTTATATCCTCGCCTTCTTTATTAACGGTATTTATCAGTTCTTCGTGCTCTATGTGATGGGCTCCCTCATCCCTATGCGGAATCCCGCCATTGTCCTTTCCCGGGGTTATGGTATACGAAATACCCTTAACCTTGAGTCGGTCCGGCAATCCCTGGATACCCTTTTTATGCTCCGGATCGGGCCCTTTGCCATTCCGGTGCTTACCTTTATCGTGATTTTCCTCCTCTGCCTTTTTATTGTCTGGTTTAAGCGGACCAAATTGGGTCAGGATATGCGGGCCGTTGGTCAGGATATGGCCGTAGCCAGTGCGGCAGGGATTGATGTAGAAAAAACCCGGATCATTGCCATTATTATTTCCACGGTGTTGGCCTGCGGCGGTCAGATTATCTTTTTACAGAACATGGGAAACCTGGCCACCTACAATGCCCATGACCAGACGGGGTTCTTTGCGGTGGCGGCATTGCTCGTGGGGGGTGCATCGGTTACCCATGCAAATATCCCCAATGTGTTCATCGGGGTTATCCTTTTGCATGCCATGTTCATTGTGTCGCCCCTGGCAGGCCAGAAGCTGTTTGGCTCCGCCATGATCGGCGAATACTTTAGGCAATTTATCGGCTACGGTGTTATCGCCCTGTCTCTGGTTCTGTATGCCTGGAAATCCCGGCGGGCTGTAGAAGATCAACGGTCCCAGTTACGGCAGGGTACTACCGTGGGAGGTGCCAAATGAAGCGGATCATCATCCGTTCGGCCTTGGGTCTTTTGTATGTACTCCTTTTAGTGCTGATGCTGGTGACGGGAAAGCGCCATACGATTCTTATTGATAATAAGGCCGATCCCAATGGTGCCTTTGGGGCGATAAATGGTATGTCCGTGCAGATTGATGCCCTAGAAGCGGCTGAATATTACCCCGGTGACCGGGACAAGGCGGTGGTTAAGGGCCAGCGGCACCGGATTAGGGTAGAGCTTTTTGATGATGAAAAGGTTATTGAGCGGGATTTCAGGATACCCCTGAACCAGGACATGGTGCTTCTGTCGGTTCCAAAAATGCTTGCCGGCATTGAACCTTTTATTGAACCCTTTACGGTGCAGCTGGAACAGGCGAGCATGGACCAAACTGCAGCTCAGAACGAGAGACACCAGCAATTTGGCTCCGATGCGGAGGGGCTCCCCCTGGATATGAACACTCCTGCCCAGCCGGCGCCCGCAGCAAATCCCTAAGGTAAAGCCCTCATCATAGCTTTTGGGTTTTTAGCAACCTTTCTCAGCCTGGGGCCCTCAGGCGGAGGGCCAGCTGGCAGCCTAGGCGTAGCGCCCCAGGTGCGGGCCCCTGTTCACAGAGTGTTAAAAATCAGTTAGTATTTTGTTACTATGGTTTATATCGATATCGCATTGCGTATTCTGGGAAGTCTGGGGCTCTTCCTCTTTGGCATGAAAATAATGAGTGAGGGTATTCAGAAAACCGCCGGAGACCGGCTCCAGCGAATTCTTAATTTCATGACCGGCAACCGGTTCATGGCG harbors:
- a CDS encoding sugar ABC transporter ATP-binding protein; amino-acid sequence: MGQSGPLLSVKNVSKEFYGNVVLQDVSFDLHEGEILGLVGENGAGKTTLMRILFGMPVIAETGGFKGTIEIDGKAVNFASPFDALDAGIGMVHQEFSLIPGFTTTENIVLNRESMRPSLLNEVFGDRMSILDRTLMRQRSESAISKLGVTLDPDMLVSEMPVGHKQFTEIAREISREHSRILVLDEPTAVLTESEAQVLLASLKRLASEGVAIIFISHRLQEVLDLADRVVVLRDGLVVKDSPTKGLSIRDIASWMVGRSVSGETESQDSNRNLGEPILSVEHLWVDMPGETVRDVSFTVHRGEIFGIGGLAGQGKLGVPNGIMGLYPAGGAVRLEDKVLPLNDPAGALRAGMAFVSEDRRGVGLLLDESLDWNIAFTAMQTHGQYLKPLLGGLIRLRDERAMAALCQEYINLLDIKCTSHKQKARELSGGNQQKVCLAKAFALKPQVLFVSEPTRGIDIGAKKLVLDTLRRYNRDYGTTIIMVSSELEELRSVCDRIAIVDEGRIAGILPAHQDSADFGLLMAGQTVTESMEASRE
- a CDS encoding ABC transporter permease subunit; the protein is MNNVNTIKTFIQDFGWPRIIIFFFLVSLFVLAPVVGVRLDASISDVMNRFGQYAILVLALVPMIQSGAGLNFGLALGIVAGLLGSTLSLQLELRGFMGFFGAIGLATPFAVVFGYLYGKLLNKVKGEEMTIAMYVGFSFVMLMCIMWLILPYNNPTMVWGYAGKGLRTTISVEGYWLKILNNFLAIKVGEFFVFPTGLLLFVALCAFLMWVFLKTKTGTAMTAVGSNPDFARASGISADRMRLISVIISTFLGAVGIIVYQQSFGFIQLYTAPNPMVFPAVAAILIGGATINKANIINVMVGTFLFQGLLTMTASVINSILQTDMSEVIRMIVSNGMILYALTRKTKVSK
- a CDS encoding ABC transporter permease subunit is translated as MSTNKNLSKFFSEYAVVIIFVVLTLASIVPSGLSIPYIVQEVITRLGRNSFLVIALLLPIYAGMGLNFAMTLGAMAGQIGLIFAVDWGVAGWQGLVFALLVGLPISVLLGWITGSVMNKAKGREMVTGYILAFFINGIYQFFVLYVMGSLIPMRNPAIVLSRGYGIRNTLNLESVRQSLDTLFMLRIGPFAIPVLTFIVIFLLCLFIVWFKRTKLGQDMRAVGQDMAVASAAGIDVEKTRIIAIIISTVLACGGQIIFLQNMGNLATYNAHDQTGFFAVAALLVGGASVTHANIPNVFIGVILLHAMFIVSPLAGQKLFGSAMIGEYFRQFIGYGVIALSLVLYAWKSRRAVEDQRSQLRQGTTVGGAK
- a CDS encoding DUF6672 family protein, encoding MKRIIIRSALGLLYVLLLVLMLVTGKRHTILIDNKADPNGAFGAINGMSVQIDALEAAEYYPGDRDKAVVKGQRHRIRVELFDDEKVIERDFRIPLNQDMVLLSVPKMLAGIEPFIEPFTVQLEQASMDQTAAQNERHQQFGSDAEGLPLDMNTPAQPAPAANP